A segment of the Actinomyces sp. oral taxon 171 str. F0337 genome:
CGCGCCCCGGCAGCCGCCGCACGAACAACGTCGCCGCCGGGGCACCCGCAGGTACCGCCGACGGCGACGTGGTGGACTGGCATCCTCCGGCTCAGCCGGACAGCCGAGCTCAGAGCCCTCAGCGCAGGGAGGCCAGGGCGTCGGAGTGGGCGACGACGTCGCGCACCATGGCCGGCACCTCGGCGTCGTGGAAGGAGGCCGGCGAGAAGGCGCCGTCGGCGAAGTCGGTGTTGAGCGACAGGAACACGTTGGAGGCCACGACGGTGGCGCCCATGCCCTGGAGGATCTGCTGGAGGTGGCTGACGGCACGGATACCGACGCTGTAGGAGTAGCCGACCACGCCCACGCCCTTGTTGGCCACGGCGCCGGGCTGGAGGAAGTCGATGGCGTTCTTCAGCGCGCCGGGGATGGAGAAGTTGTACTCGGGGGTGACGAAGATCAGCGCGTCGAAGGACTTCAGGGCCTCGTCGAAGGCGGCACCGGCCGGGTCGCTGGGGACGGCCATGCGCGGGGGGATCTCCTCGGCGAACAGGGGCAGGTTGAAGGAGGCGATGTCGACGATCTCGGCCTCGACGCCCTCGATCGTGTTGGCCTGGTCGACGACCCACTGGGCGATGGGACCACCCACGCGGTTGGGGCGGACGGAACCGACGACGACGGCAAGACGGGTCATATTTTTCTCCTGGTCGAGATGAGCCGGGTCGGGGCTGGGTCAGGCGGAGACTCCTATGGCACGCCCGGCCGCGACAAATGATGTGCCGATAACCTTATGGGAGTTTCAACAGAAACAGCGAGCCCTTATTGCATGATGCCTGCCACAACACAGGCCCACCCGTCCGCGCCCCACCTGTGAGGACGGGCGGAGCCGCGAATTTGTCACGGATCATCGGGCCAGGAAGAAGCGGAAGGCGGGGTCGCCGGTCTCCTCGTTGTAGGAGTAGCCGAGACGGTCCATGTGCTCGGTCAGCTCGACGTCGTCGGGACCGGCCGCGAAGGCGCACAGGATGCGGCCGTAGTCGGCGCCGTCGGTGCGGTAGTGGAACAGGGTGATGTTCCAGCGGGTGCCCAGCACCTCCAGGAAGTGGGCCAGCGCCCCGGGCGACTCGGGGAAGAGGAAGGAGAAGAGGCGCTCGGGCACGCCCGGGGTGGCACGCCCGCCGATCATGGAGCGCACGTGGACCTTGGCGAGCTCGTCGTCGGTGAGGTCGACGACGTCGTAGCCGGCCTCCTCCAGGTCCGCCACGATCTCGGCGCGCTCCTGGCGCCGGGCGATGCGCACGCCCACGAAGATGCGGGCGGGGTCGGTCTCGGTGCGGGCCGCGGAGAGGCGGTAGTTGAACTCGGTGACCGAGCGGGCCCCCAGGACCGAGGCGAAGCGCAGGAAGGAGCCCTGCTCCTCGGGGATGGTGACCCCGAGGATGGCCTCACGCTGCTCACCGATCTCGCTGCGCTCGGAGATGTAGCGCAGCTGGTGGAAGTTGAGGTTGGCGCCGGACAGGACGAAGGCGAGGCGCTCGCCGGCCAGGTGGTGCTCGGCGACGTAGCGCTTGAGGCCCGCCAGGGCCAGGGCCCCGGAGGGCTCGGAGATGGCGCGCACGTCGTCGAAGACGTCTCGCACGGCGGCGGAGGTCTCGTCGGAGGAGACGGTGACGACGTCGTCGAGCAGGGCCCGGCACATGCGGAAGGTCTCCTCACCGATGCGGCGCACGGCCACCCCTTCGGCGAACAGGCCCACATGGTGCAGGGTGATGGGCTCACCGCCCAGCAGGGCGGCCTTGAGGCAGGCCGACTCCTCGTGCTCGACGCCGATGACCTTGATGCCGGGCATGAGCTGCTTGATGAGGACGGCGACGCCGGCCGCCAGACCGCCGCCGCCCACGGGCACGAAGACGCGGTCGAGGTGGGCGTCCTGCTGGATGAGCTCCAGGCCGATGGTGCCCTGGCCGGCAATGACGCGGGGGTCGTCGAAGGGGGCGATGTAGGAGTGGCCCTCGACCTCGGCCAGACGGGTGGCCTCGGCCTTGGCGGCGTCGAAGTTGTCCCCGTGGAGGCGGACCTCGCCGCCCAGGGCGCGAACGGCATCGACCTTGATCTGGGGGGTGACGGTGGGCATGACGATGATGGCGCTCATCCCCAGCAGGGCGGCGGAGCGGGCCACCCCCTGGGCGTGGTTGCCGGCCGAGGCGGTGACGACGCCGCGCTCACGCTCGGCCGGGCTCAGGGAGCGCATGGCGTTGTAGGCGCCGCGGATCTTGAAGGAGTGGACCGACTGGAGGTCCTCGCGCTTGACCTCGACGGTGTTGCCCAGGCGGGCCGACAGGGTCGGCATCTCCTGCAGGGGCGTGTGCTCGGCCGCCTCGTAGACGGGGGCCTTGAGGATCTCCCGCAGGTAGCGGGCGCTGTCCCAGGCCGGGGTTCCGTTGCTGCTGACGCTGTCGAGCTCATTCACGAGTGACAGCGTAACGGGCGCACGACCGTCAACCTCAAGCCGGCGGCGGCGCACCTGCCGTACGCGAGGCAGAACGCGCAGCTGTCAGCTCATCGACGAATCGGGCGATGGGCGGGGCCGCGTCCGACGCCGATATCGCGGCGATCGGCGGATGCGGAGGAAGCCCCGGGATGCAGTGGACCTGAACGTCCGGCCCCTCCTTGTCCACGGCCGACTGCGCGATCAGCGCGCACCCCAGGCCGGCCGCCACCATCTCACGGATACTGGCCGGGCTGTGCGTCTCAAACTCCACCCGCGGCACCGCATCGATCGCACTGAATGCTGTATTCAGCAAACGTCGCAGTCCACTGTCCGAGGACAGGCACACGAACGGTTCGTCCACCACATCGGCCAATGAGCCCACCCGCCGAGCAGTCGATAGCGGGGTGATGAGGACCAGCCGTTCGTCCGCGATCTCGGTACGACGAGATCCTTCCTGCTCCCCTACAGGACCGACGACGACGTCGACCCGTCCTCGATGGAGCTCGTCGAGCAGGTCGGCGATGAGCCCGGTGCGCAGCGACACCGTGACTCCCGGATACCTCAGCCGGAACCGGCCGATCGTACTCACGAGGTCGAACCCGCCCAGGAGCGACGTCGCAGCCACTCTGACGTGCCCGACGGACACGGACCGGAAGGCGCGCACGGCCCGCTCCCCCTCATCAAGACTCGCCAGGGCTCGACGCACGTATGGCAGGAAGGACTCCCCGGCGGCGCTGAGGGACACCGGTCGAGCGCGGTGCAGCAGCGTCACTCCCAGCTCCAGCTCCAACCGCTTGATGTGGGCGGAGACGACCGGCTGAGCCAGGTGGAGGTCGGCAGCCGCCCTGGTGAACCCACCGCACCGCACGATCGACTCGAATGACCGCAGATATCGCAGTTCCACCTCACCATATTAAATCGATATGGGATGCATGTGAACTCAGTCTTGGACGTATAGAAGTCGAGATACCTACCGTTCAGGTATGACATTCATCGAATCCGCAGACACCACGATCCACCATCTGGGCGCCCTGGAAACCTCCGCCCTGGGACTCGGCTGCATGGGCCTGTCCCAGGGGTACGGTCCAGCCGACGACGGAGAGTCCCTGTCCGCCATCCATTCAGCCCTCGACTCCGGCATCACGATGCTCGACACCGCCATGAGCTACGGGCAGGGCCACAATGAGGAGATCGTCGGCAGAGCCGTCTCCACCAGCGGCATCGCACGCGACAGTCTTCAGATCGCCACGAAGCTCGGCATCGTCCGACGCGAGGGCGGGGTCCAGCTGGATGCTCATCCCAGCCGCATCGCCGCCTACTGCGACGCATCGTTGCGCCGGCTGGGAATGGAGACCATCGACCTGTACTACCTGCACCGCGTGGACCCGCAGGTTCCGATCGAGGAGTCCATCGCAGCCATGGCTGACCTGGTCGCTCAAGGCAAGGTCCGCCATCTCGGGGTGTCAGAGGTGACGCCTGAGGAGCTCAGGCGCGCCCACGCCGTTCACCCCATCGCAGCAGTGCAGATGGAGTGGTCGCTCATGTGGCGCGAGCCGGAGCTCAGTATCGTGCCCGCCGCCCGGGACCTCGGAGTCGGCCTGGTGCCGTACAGCCCTCTGGGCCGCGGGCTGCTCAGCGGGCGAATCGATGCCGGCACCGTCGCCGACAGCCCCTTCCGGGCGAACGACCCCAGGTTCAACGGCGATCATCTCAGTGCCAACCTGAGTCAGGTTGCGGCGCTCACTCACCTCGCAAGGTCCTGGGACATGACAACGGCCCAGGTCGCCCTCGCGTGGCTGCTGTCCCAGGGCGACGACGTCGTTCCCATCCCCGGAACGCGTAGAGCGGACCGGGTGAGGGAGAACGCCTCTGCCATGTCCTGCCGGCTCACAGCGGAGGAGCTGGAGATGCTGAACTCGGCAGTTCCGGCCGGCGCGTGGGAAGGAGACCGCAGGTCCTTCGCCGTCCCCGTCACGGCTCGGTCGACACCTCACCGGGACGAGAGACAAGCGAGAGATACGGACGCACGGTGACTACTCGCGCACCGTCCCTCGCCCCGAGACGGCGCTGAGTGGCGACGCGTCCGCACGCGGCGCTCTCCCCGCGGTGTGTCCACGAAGCGAGCACGCCCTTGGTTCACCGGAGCCAGCGGGAATAATTCGGACGGACCGCAAGGTTGGTACGCACACCCTACGGAAAGGAGCCGCCATGTCGCTCCAGCTCTTCGAGCTCGTCCCCGCCACTCCGTCACGTGAGGCCGCCGAGGCCCTCATCGCCCAGGTCTCTCAGGCCGTTGAGGCCGCCGGCGCCTCCGTCCTGGAGTCGCAGGTCACCGCCAGCCACGAACGCATCTTCACCATCGTCGAGCTCGCCTCCGACGACGTCGACGGCCTGACCGCCGCTGTCCGGGGCGCCGCCTCCGACGCCGAGGTCACCGGCCCCGACGAGGTCCGCCTCGTGGGTGCCGAGCTGGAGGACGTGCGCGCCCTGGCCCGCAAGGCCGACTACCTCGTGGAGTGGGACATCCCCGAGGAGATCTCCATGGAGACCTACCTGGCGCGCAAGAAGGCAAACTCTCCCAAGTACGCCCAGGTGCCGGAGGTGAGCTTCCTGCGCACCTACGTGCGTGAGGACACGGTCAAGTGCCTGTGCTTCTACGACGCCCCCGACGAGGACGCCGTGGTGCGCGCCCGTGAGGCCGTCTCCACCCCGATCGACCGCCTCCACGCCCTGGAGGGCTGAGGTCCCGATCAACCGATGAAGCGGGCGCCGACCCATAGCGCGGTCGGCGCCCGCCTCGTTGTCTGTGCCTGATGGCGCAGCCTCCTCGCGCCCGGCAGGAGCCGGGCCGCTGCTGCGAGGTCTCAGCGCCGCATGCTGCGGGAGGCGGCGACCGACGTGATCGACAGGACCACGAGGGCGGCGGCGGGCGTGGCCACGGCCCAGGGGGCCCGTTCGATGTAGGGCAGTGCGTCGGACAGGACCAGTCCCCACTCCGGTGCCGGGCTCTGGGCGCCCAGGCCCAGGAATCCCAGGGCCGCCAGGGCGAGGGCCTTGCCGGGCAGCCTCAGGGCCGCGTGGCGCGCCAGGGGGCCGACGACGGCGGGCAGGACCCGGGTCAGGGTGATCCGCACACGCCCCTCCCCCAGGACCGGGGCGAGGAGGACGTCGGGACGTTGCCGGTTCTCGGCGACGAGCCCGGCGGCGTGGGAGGCCAGGGGCGCCCAGCCGACGCAGGCCACGGCGATGGCGGCGCCCGTGGCGCTGGGCCCAGATACGCCGGCGACGATGAGCCCGGCCAGGATCGGCGGAGCGGCGTTGGCCACCTCGATGAACCCCGTGGCGGCCCGCGGTGCCAGCCCCACCAGCATGGCGATGACGAAGCACACGACCGTGACGACGACGGCGCCGCTCACGGTGGACACGGCCCCGTGAGCCACGCGCGCCAGGACGTCGCGCCCGAGCGAGTCGGCGCCCAGCGGGAGGGCGGCGCTGGGCTGCGCGAGCTTGTCCGCGACGACGGCGTAGGGGTCGCGGCGGATCCCGACAGCCGCCATGAGGGCCAGCAGGGCGGCGCCGCTGACGGCGATGACGCGGGCGGCCCGCCCCGGGTGCTCCACGGGGGGCGGGGCCGTCAGTCCGCCCGCCCCGGCGGCCCGCCCCATGAGGAGGCGCCGGGCCGCTCCGGCGATGACGCCGGCGGCGAGCGCCAGGGCGAGCAGCAGCAGGATCTGGGCCTGGAGCGCCGGCACGTCCTGGGCGGAGGCGGCGTCCAGGAGCTCGCGGCCCAGCCCCGGGATGGCGAAGATCTTCTCCACGGCGACCGCGCCGCCGGTCAGGGCGACGACGACGAGCGCCACCTGACCGGTCAGTGGCGCCAGGGCCCGCCGCAGGATGGCCCCGGCCAGGGTCCGGCCGCGGATGCCGGCGGTGGACCAGGTGGCCACCCAGCGTTCGGAGAAGGTGGCGGTGACGGCGTCGGAGACGAGTCCGCCGAGGTATCCGCCGGTGGGCAGGCCCAGGCTGAGGGCCGGCATGATGACCTTCTCGGGGCCACCCCACCCGAAGGGCGGCAGGATCCTGAGGTAGACAGCCAGGACGAGCATGAGGATCGGGGCCAGGAGGTACTCGGGCAGGGAGATGAGGACCGCGGAGGCGGCGCCGCCGCGAGGCCGGGGGCGCCCTCGCAGCCCGTCGCGCAGGGCGGGCAGGACCAGGGCGGCGGCCACGACGACCCCGACGCCGAGCGCGGCGGCCATGAGGCTCAGGGAGACCCCGAAGGCGTCGACGGCGTCCGGTCCGACGTCGGCCCCCGAGACCCAGGAGCGGCCCAGGTCGCCGCGGGCCACCCCGGTCAGCCAGTGGCCGATGACGTGGAGGGGGCCGCCGTCGATCCCGATGCTCTGGCGGATGGACTCCAGGACCTCCGGTGTGGGCTCCCGGTCGGAGGAGGTGGCGCGCAGGATCGTCAGGGCCGGGTCCTTGCCCGAGAGCCACGGCAGCATGCCCACCAGGCCGACGAGGCAGGCCAGGGCGAGCAGGCGCGAGATGCCGGTGACGAGGTCGCCCGTGCGCAGGCGTCCGGCAACCTGGGTGAGCACGCCGTTCACTTCTTCACGGTCGTGGTCGAGGTGATGAGGGTGCGCTCGTTGGGGTCGCGCTCGGCGCCGGTGACGCCGGAGGCCTCGCCCTGGATGAGGCGCTCGTGGGCGAGCGGGATGGCGGCGCCGGTGACGAGAATGGCCTGCTCGGCGGCCATGACGGCCTTGCGGCGCTCGTCGCCGGGTTCCGTGGCAGCGGCCTTGGAGATGGCGGCATCGACCTTCTCATCGTGCAGGCCGCTCATGGCGTAGGAGCCGGAGGAGGAGAAGTCGGCGGTCATGTAGGCGACGGCGTCGCCGGAGTCCAGGACGGTGGAGCGCGACACGAGGACGGCGTGGAACTTGCCGTCCAGGGCCTCGGACTCGATCTGGTTGTACTCGCGCACGTCCTGGGTGACCTTGAAGCCGGCGGCCTCGAGCTGTTGGGCCAGGAGGGGGACCATCTCGCCGAGCTCGGGGCGGTCGGTGTAGGACGCCAGAGTGATGGAGGTTCCGGCGGGGACGCTTCCGGCGGTGGTGGCGCCGGGGACCTTGCCGGTGGCGGCCGCGCCCGTGGCTCCGGGGTAGGTCTCCTTCTTCCAGGCGCGCAGGTCGGCGGCCCAGGGCACGGCCGGCCCCAGGAGTCCGACGGGAGAGTCGGCGTGGCCCTCGAAGACGGTCTTGATGAGGGCGGCGGGGTCGACGGCGTTGCGGGCGGCGGCGCGCAGGGCCGGGTCGGCGAAGGGGCCGGAGCGGGTGTTGAGGTAGAGGGTGGGGGTGCGCGGGGTGGCTACCTCGTGGAGAAGGTTCTTGTCGATGTTGCCGACCTGGGCGACGGGGACGGCCTCGACGATGTCAGCGGTGTCGGTGCGCAGGGCGTTGGCGCGGGCGGCGCCGTCGGGAACGTAGGTGACGTCGATGCCGGGAGCGGTGGCCTTCTTGCCCCAGTACTTGTCGTTGCGCTCCAGGGTGGCGCCGGAGGAGCCGTTGGCCTTCTTGAGGATGAAGGCGCCGGTGCCGTGGCCGACGGGGTCGATGGCGCCGTCGGCGGAACTGGGGTAGGCGGCCGGGGACAGGATGACGAGCTGGGGGCTGGAGAGGCGCTGCGGCATGAGGGGGTCGGGGGCCGCGGTCGTCAGGAGGAGGTCCTTGCCGTCGGCCTTCGCGGTGAGCTTGACTCCGTCCAGGACGCGCGGCGGCTTGGCCGCGGTGGCGGCGAAGGTGAGGGCGGCGGCCGCGTTCTCGGCGCTCAGGGCGGTGCCGTCGTGGAAGGTGACGCCCTCGCGCAGGGTGAGTCGCCAGGTGGTCTCGCTCTCGCGCTTCCAGGCGGTGGCGAGCAGCTCCTGGGCATCGCCGTCGGCGTTGAGCGTGGTGAGGCTCTCGGCGCAGGACCACCGGGTGAGCTTGAGGCCGTCGGTGAGTGGGTTGAGCTTGCTCTCGGGGGCGTGGAACATGGCCAGGCGGATGCGACCGTCGCCCGAGGAGCTGCGCGAGCAGGAGGCGATGGCGGCGGCGCCTGCTCCGACGCCGAGGGCGGCGAGGACCTGGCGGCGGGTGACGGCGGGGGCGGGCAGGGACATGGGTGCTCCTTCGGGCCTGGGTCGGGGTGTCAGCTGTCGGGGTGTCATCGGTCGGGAGGTCGTCAGTCGGTGGCGGCGGTCGGCAGGGTGGGGACGGCGTCGCGCAGGGCGCGGGCGGCCGGGTGGGTGGGCTCGGTCAGGAGGCGGCGCATGGGGGCGTCCTCGACGACGACGCCCTCGTCCATGACCAGGGCGCGCCGGCAGACGCGGGCGACGGCGGCCAGGTCGTGCGACACCACCAGCAGGGCCGGGGCGGGCACGGCGCCAGAACCAGCCGGGGCGGGCTCCGGCTCGCCACTCACGCCGGACTTGGCGGAGGGCTCCTGCTCATCGCTGGTGGCGGCGTCGGGCTCGGCCTCGATGGCGGCGAGCAGGTCGAGGGTCTGGCGGCGCAGGGCCGGGTCGAGCCCGGAGACCGGCTCGTCGAGCAGGAGATAGCGCGGGGACAGGGCCAGCGCCCGAGCGATGGAGACCCGTTGCGCCTGGCCACCGGAGATCTCGTGCGGCCGGCTCTCCCAGTTCTCGCGGCGGATCTCGAGGCTCTCCAGCATCTGCCGGGCTCGGCTGACGGCCTCCTCTCGATCGCGCGTCACCCCCAGGGTGCGCAGCGGGGTGGTCACCTGCGTCAGCACCGAGCGGCGCGGGTGAAGGGTGGCGGCGGCGTCCTGGGGCACGTACTGCACCGCCCGCCGGAAGGCCCGCAACGCTCGGGCGCCGCCTCGACGCACGGGCCGGCCGTCGAGCAGGATCTCGCCCGCATCTGCCGGGCCCGGGGAGTCGAGCAGCAGCAGGGCCCGCAGCAGCGTCGTCTTGCCGCATCCCGAGCGCCCGATGAGCGCCACGTTCTTCCCCGGCTCCAGGCTCAGGTCCACGCCGCGCAGCACCGCGCGCCGCTCGCCACCCGGCCCCGGGTGGGAGCGTTTCAGGCCACGGGCCTCAAGGCCGCTCATGCAGCGGGTCCCGCTGCGGCCAGGGCCCCGTCGATGGTCTCCTCGGCGCCGGCCTCGCACATGGCGGCCGTGACCGGGTGCTCGGGGTTGGTGAGAGCAGCCCGAGTGTCGCCCGACTCGATGATGGCGCCGTCGTGGAGGACGGCGATGTTCTCGCAGATGGCGGTGGCGGGCAGGTCGTGGGTGATGAGGAGCAGGGCGGGGGCCTGGGGCAGGCTGGTCAGGGAGCTCAGGAGCCCGAGGATCTCGGCGCGGGCGACGACGTCGAGGGCGGTGGTGGGCTCGTCGGCGATGATGAGGACGGGTTCGGCGGCCAGGACCAGGGCCAGGCTGGCGCGTTGGCGCTGACCTCCGGAGAGGCGCCCGGGGACGCGGTCAGCGAAGGACTCGTCGAGCCCGACGGCGTAGAGGTAGTCGGTGGCGCGCTCATCGGCCTCGCCCCGGGGATGTCCGGCGGCCTGGGAGGCCAGGGCGATCTGGCGACCGACCGCGATGAGCGGGTGCAGGGCGGTGGAGTGGTCCTGTGCGACGAGGGCAATGCGGCTGTCGCGGGGGCGACGGGCGGCGGGCAGCCCCAGCAGGTTGACGCCGCCTGCCTCGCCTCCCACCGCGAAGCTCGCGCGCGGGGCGTTGTCGGGGTCGACGTCGTCGGGCTCAACGGTCAGGGAACCGGTGACCTCCAGTGAGGCCGGGAGGGTGCCCGCGAGCGCGGCGCAGGTGAGGGACTTGCCGGCCCCGGAGGCACCGACCAGGGCGGTGCGGCTTCCGGGGGCGAGGCTGAGACTGACGCCGTTGACCAGCGTCGTGCCGCTGGAGCGCACCACCAGCGATCTGAGAACGATTGTCACATGCAAACCCTAAATGCGAGTGACAACGATTTTCAAATATGCAGTTGGTCAGCACGGGCCGTCGCCGATGGCCCGCTTGGGCTACTTGACGCCGAGGCGCTTGAGGTCGCGCACGGCGCCCAGGTCGGCGCTGGTGGCAAGCATCGCGTAGGCGCGCAGTGCCGCGGAGACCTTGCGGGGCCGGTCCACGTGCGGGGTCCAGGCGTCCTCACCGCGGGCCTCCTCCTCGGCCCGGCGGCGCTCGATCTCCTCATCGCTCAGGCGCACGGAGATGGAGCGGCGCGGGATGTCGATGTCGATGATGTCGCCGCTGCGCACCAGGCCGATGAGCCCCCCGGCCGCCGCCTCCGGGGAGACGTGACCGATGCTCAGGCCGGAGGTGCCCCCGGAGAAGCGCCCGTCGGTGAGCAGGGCGCACTCCTTACCCAGGTGCATGGACTTGATGTAGGTGGTCGGGTAGAGCATCTCCTGCATGCCGGGGCCGCCGCGCGGTCCCTCGTGGCTGATGATGACGACGTCGCCGGATGACACCCGCTTGCCGAGGATCCCGGCGACGGCGTCCTCCTGGGACTCGAAGACGACGGCGGGTCCGGAGAAGGTCAGGATCGACTCGTCGACGCCGGCGGTCTTGACGATGCAACCCTTCTCGGCGATGTTGCCGAAGAGGACGGCCAGGCCGCCGTCGGCGGAGTAGGCGTGCTCGATGTCGCGGATGCAGCCGGCGGCGCGGTCGGTGTCGAGGGACTCCCAGCGGGAGGCCTGGGAGAACATCTCGGTGGTGCGCACGCCGGCGGGGGCGGCGAGGTAGCCGGTGCGGATCTCCTCGCCGACCTGGGAGCCGGGGACGCCGTCGGGGCCGGGGCGGGCGACGTCATAGGCGGCGAGCTCGTCGCCCAGGGTGGTGCGCAGGACGTTGGTGGTGGAGGTCTCCAGCAGTCCGCCGCGGTCAAGCTCGCCGAGGATGCCGATGATGCCTCCGGCGCGGTGGACGTCCTCGATGTGGTAGAGGTTCGTCGACGGCGCGACCTTGGCCAGGTGGGGGACCTTGCGCGAGAGCCGGTCGATGTCGGCCATGGTGAAGTCGACCTCGGCCTCCTGGGCGGCGGCCAGCAGGTGCAGGACGGTGTTGGTGGAGCCGCCCATGGCGATGTCCAGGCTCATGGCGTTCTCGAAGGCGGCCTTGGTGGCGATGGAGCGCGGCAGGACGGAGTCGTCGTCGTGCTCGTAGTAGGCCCGGGTGATCTCGACGATCTGGTGGCCGACGCGCTTGAAGAGCTCGCCGCGGTCGGCGTGGGTGGCCAGCAGCGTGCCGTTCATGGGCAGGGCCAGGCCGAGGGCCTCGGTGAGGCAGTTCATGGAGTTGGCGGTGAACATGCCCGAGCAGGAGCCGCAGGTGGGGCAGGCCAGGCGCTCGATGGCGCTGATGGTCTCGTCGGTGACCGTGGGGTCGGCGGCGTCCATCATGGCGTCGATGAGGTCGAGCTTGCGGGTGGTGCCGTCGGCGGCGGTCATCTTGCCCGACTCCATGGGGCCGCCGGAGATGAAGATGGCCGGGATGTTGAGGCGCATGGCGGCCATGAGCATGCCCGGGGTGATCTTGTCGCAGTTGGAGATGCACACGAGGGCGTCGGCGCAGTGGGCGCTGACCATGTACTCCACGGAGTCGGCGATGAGGTCGCGGCTGGGCAGCGAGTAGAGCATGCCGTCGTGGCCCATGGCGATGCCGTCGTCGACGGCGATGGTGTTGAACTCCTTGGCCAGGCCGCCGGCGGCCTCGATCTCGGTGGCCACGAGGCGTCCGACGTCGCGCAGGCCCACGTGCCCGGGGACGAACTGGGTGAAGGAGTTCGCGATGGCGATGATCGGTTTGCCGAAGTCGGAGTCCTTGACGCCGGTGGCGCGCCACAGTGCACGGGCGCCCGCCATGTTGCGGCCGTGGGTGGAGGTGGCGCTGCGGTACTGCGGCATGAGCGATTCCTTCTCGGGCAGACGGACTGGAACGGCGTCGCAAGGAGCCGGCCTCAGGGGTGGCCAGCGCTTCACGACGCCGTGTTGCCATAGCGTAGCCCTCGTTGGCTTCTGGCGCCGCTTCGCTTCCTGTCCCTGAGACGCGCTGAGACGCTCCAAGGCCGCCCCGGCGCGGTCGCGGGCCGTCGTCCCGCTCCCGAGGAGGGCCTCGCTCACCACCACGATTTGCGGAACACCGGGCTTGCGTCACCGGCCTCGGTGACGGCGCTTGGCCCGCTGACGACGTCGAGCCCAGTCCTCATCCGCCTTCTGGCGACGACGTCGACTCCGGTCACAGGAGGCACGGGCCGCGGTCTCCTCACGGGCAGCGGCCAGGGAAGCCTGTGCGGCAGTAGATGGGCGCGCTCGATTTGTCTCCTTGGCAGCCTGTCGGGCGGCACGCTTGGGGTTGGGGCGACGAGCCGTCGACGAGCCCGCCGACCGGGATGCCGGAACCGCAGGCGACTCTGCGGCGCGGTCAATGAGCTCGCAACTGCGGGACAGGAGGAAGTCGTAGAGCTCGACATCGGTAGGCTCGGCCCCGAAGACGTGCCGCGCCGCCCGCACGGTGCCTCCTTGGTCATTCGAGGCGGCTCCAGGACGACGTTCGTGGAGCTCAAGAACACCGACCCAGAAGCGGCCGTCGAAGTAGAGGGTGAACTGGGCCGAGATGCTGGCGGGGACAGCGGTCTGCCTGTCGGGGGTGGGCGTGTTTGACATGGGACTCCTTTGGGTGCGAGTGATCGCACCCGGCGCAGCAGGAGTCCCCGTGACGGCCGATGACCGGCATCCCGAGGTGACGAACGCCTGGTTGTCGCTTGCCCACGACGAGTTCGGGGCGCATGCAGGGCCTGTGGCCCGACGGCGTCATCCG
Coding sequences within it:
- a CDS encoding ABC transporter substrate-binding protein — translated: MSLPAPAVTRRQVLAALGVGAGAAAIASCSRSSSGDGRIRLAMFHAPESKLNPLTDGLKLTRWSCAESLTTLNADGDAQELLATAWKRESETTWRLTLREGVTFHDGTALSAENAAAALTFAATAAKPPRVLDGVKLTAKADGKDLLLTTAAPDPLMPQRLSSPQLVILSPAAYPSSADGAIDPVGHGTGAFILKKANGSSGATLERNDKYWGKKATAPGIDVTYVPDGAARANALRTDTADIVEAVPVAQVGNIDKNLLHEVATPRTPTLYLNTRSGPFADPALRAAARNAVDPAALIKTVFEGHADSPVGLLGPAVPWAADLRAWKKETYPGATGAAATGKVPGATTAGSVPAGTSITLASYTDRPELGEMVPLLAQQLEAAGFKVTQDVREYNQIESEALDGKFHAVLVSRSTVLDSGDAVAYMTADFSSSGSYAMSGLHDEKVDAAISKAAATEPGDERRKAVMAAEQAILVTGAAIPLAHERLIQGEASGVTGAERDPNERTLITSTTTVKK
- a CDS encoding ABC transporter ATP-binding protein; the encoded protein is MSGLEARGLKRSHPGPGGERRAVLRGVDLSLEPGKNVALIGRSGCGKTTLLRALLLLDSPGPADAGEILLDGRPVRRGGARALRAFRRAVQYVPQDAAATLHPRRSVLTQVTTPLRTLGVTRDREEAVSRARQMLESLEIRRENWESRPHEISGGQAQRVSIARALALSPRYLLLDEPVSGLDPALRRQTLDLLAAIEAEPDAATSDEQEPSAKSGVSGEPEPAPAGSGAVPAPALLVVSHDLAAVARVCRRALVMDEGVVVEDAPMRRLLTEPTHPAARALRDAVPTLPTAATD
- a CDS encoding ATP-binding cassette domain-containing protein, producing the protein MTIVLRSLVVRSSGTTLVNGVSLSLAPGSRTALVGASGAGKSLTCAALAGTLPASLEVTGSLTVEPDDVDPDNAPRASFAVGGEAGGVNLLGLPAARRPRDSRIALVAQDHSTALHPLIAVGRQIALASQAAGHPRGEADERATDYLYAVGLDESFADRVPGRLSGGQRQRASLALVLAAEPVLIIADEPTTALDVVARAEILGLLSSLTSLPQAPALLLITHDLPATAICENIAVLHDGAIIESGDTRAALTNPEHPVTAAMCEAGAEETIDGALAAAGPAA
- the ilvD gene encoding dihydroxy-acid dehydratase translates to MPQYRSATSTHGRNMAGARALWRATGVKDSDFGKPIIAIANSFTQFVPGHVGLRDVGRLVATEIEAAGGLAKEFNTIAVDDGIAMGHDGMLYSLPSRDLIADSVEYMVSAHCADALVCISNCDKITPGMLMAAMRLNIPAIFISGGPMESGKMTAADGTTRKLDLIDAMMDAADPTVTDETISAIERLACPTCGSCSGMFTANSMNCLTEALGLALPMNGTLLATHADRGELFKRVGHQIVEITRAYYEHDDDSVLPRSIATKAAFENAMSLDIAMGGSTNTVLHLLAAAQEAEVDFTMADIDRLSRKVPHLAKVAPSTNLYHIEDVHRAGGIIGILGELDRGGLLETSTTNVLRTTLGDELAAYDVARPGPDGVPGSQVGEEIRTGYLAAPAGVRTTEMFSQASRWESLDTDRAAGCIRDIEHAYSADGGLAVLFGNIAEKGCIVKTAGVDESILTFSGPAVVFESQEDAVAGILGKRVSSGDVVIISHEGPRGGPGMQEMLYPTTYIKSMHLGKECALLTDGRFSGGTSGLSIGHVSPEAAAGGLIGLVRSGDIIDIDIPRRSISVRLSDEEIERRRAEEEARGEDAWTPHVDRPRKVSAALRAYAMLATSADLGAVRDLKRLGVK
- a CDS encoding YjdF family protein, producing MSNTPTPDRQTAVPASISAQFTLYFDGRFWVGVLELHERRPGAASNDQGGTVRAARHVFGAEPTDVELYDFLLSRSCELIDRAAESPAVPASRSAGSSTARRPNPKRAARQAAKETNRARPSTAAQASLAAAREETAARASCDRSRRRRQKADEDWARRRQRAKRRHRGR